A genomic region of Thermodesulfitimonas autotrophica contains the following coding sequences:
- a CDS encoding M48 family metalloprotease, which yields MPSYQIIFFLGVPQHLRDKACRCAENLFSRSGCPDGNIALILFPCDRAGATVAHRDDPVIPKRVKDFTDARYIVIVPTATLWWKPELVEATLAHELGHVALGHCDKKAMWLTPLLRRFQFTRLFLLRKEIAADRWAAQLGYAESLREVLQYVLKQKQTLPGALRLWLLRRR from the coding sequence ATGCCCTCCTACCAAATCATCTTTTTTCTCGGCGTGCCTCAGCATCTGCGCGACAAAGCGTGCCGCTGCGCCGAGAACCTGTTCTCGCGCAGCGGGTGCCCGGACGGAAATATAGCGCTGATCCTGTTCCCTTGCGACAGGGCAGGCGCTACCGTGGCGCACCGGGACGATCCGGTTATCCCTAAAAGAGTCAAAGACTTCACCGACGCACGCTATATTGTTATCGTTCCGACAGCCACCCTGTGGTGGAAGCCGGAACTTGTCGAAGCAACACTGGCCCACGAGTTGGGCCATGTCGCGCTCGGCCACTGTGACAAAAAAGCGATGTGGTTGACACCCTTACTGCGACGCTTCCAGTTTACCCGGCTGTTCCTTCTTCGCAAGGAGATAGCCGCAGACCGCTGGGCGGCGCAACTGGGGTACGCGGAGAGCCTCCGGGAGGTGCTGCAGTATGTCTTAAAGCAAAAACAGACCTTGCCCGGCGCCCTGCGGCTCTGGCTGCTACGTCGGAGATAG
- the radC gene encoding RadC family protein, with translation MYQQAELFPNARRPFDLRELPASYRPDTKAEADITRLTELELIALLLGPSKTESAIDVAGRVLSLGDKLPRATVRELATITGSRRKALRLAAAVELGRRLACKPGADRPQILKPEDAARLVMEDMRRLDREEFRVILLDTRNRVIQVETVAVGTLNSSRVEPREVFKSAVRSSAATIILVHNHPSGDPTPSRDDVALTKRLIQAGELLGIEVLDHVVIGDGKFVSLKAERLI, from the coding sequence TTGTATCAACAGGCGGAATTATTTCCGAATGCTCGCAGGCCCTTCGACCTCCGCGAGCTGCCCGCCTCGTATCGCCCTGACACGAAGGCAGAAGCCGACATCACGCGGTTGACCGAGTTAGAGTTAATTGCCCTCCTGCTCGGCCCGTCCAAAACCGAGTCCGCCATAGACGTCGCCGGGCGGGTGCTTTCCCTCGGCGATAAACTGCCCCGTGCGACGGTCCGGGAGTTGGCCACAATAACCGGCTCCCGGCGGAAAGCCCTTCGGCTGGCCGCCGCTGTGGAGTTGGGCAGGCGCCTGGCGTGCAAGCCGGGGGCCGACAGGCCGCAAATCCTGAAGCCCGAGGACGCTGCCCGGCTGGTGATGGAAGACATGCGCCGCCTTGACCGGGAGGAGTTCCGGGTTATCCTGCTGGACACCAGGAACCGGGTGATCCAGGTGGAGACAGTAGCGGTGGGAACACTCAACAGCTCCAGGGTCGAGCCGCGGGAGGTTTTCAAGAGCGCCGTCCGGAGCAGCGCCGCTACAATAATCCTGGTGCACAACCACCCGAGCGGCGACCCCACGCCCAGCCGGGACGACGTGGCGCTGACGAAGCGGCTCATTCAGGCCGGAGAACTCTTAGGCATCGAAGTTCTCGACCACGTTGTCATCGGAGACGGAAAGTTTGTGAGTCTGAAAGCGGAAAGGCTTATCTGA
- a CDS encoding DUF6927 domain-containing protein → MSVRQFFEKQFNRIEDDGKYGKILDCAVVNLRTAYIAYEIGDAQGKREVIAIVCVLDYKPNDYYNFGYKDMDETMGPYRYDCPERILKMLTPTKHEWAREWREKCWERIRAKKTRPKLKKGMVIKFADSIVFSSGRREDTFRVEDPKRLIFSDRWGRRYKLRRYVLDWEFQVLDDFPQKKKIF, encoded by the coding sequence GTGAGTGTCAGACAGTTTTTCGAAAAACAGTTTAACCGCATCGAAGACGATGGGAAATACGGCAAAATTCTCGATTGTGCCGTGGTGAACCTGCGCACGGCCTACATCGCCTATGAGATAGGCGACGCGCAGGGAAAACGGGAAGTGATAGCCATCGTTTGCGTTCTGGACTATAAACCCAACGATTACTACAACTTCGGCTACAAAGACATGGACGAAACGATGGGGCCTTACAGGTACGACTGCCCGGAGCGCATACTGAAAATGCTCACTCCCACCAAACACGAGTGGGCTAGGGAATGGCGCGAGAAATGCTGGGAGCGCATCCGGGCGAAAAAAACCCGTCCGAAGCTGAAAAAAGGAATGGTGATCAAGTTTGCCGATTCGATTGTGTTCAGCAGCGGGCGGCGGGAAGACACGTTCAGGGTGGAAGATCCTAAGCGCTTGATATTTTCCGACAGATGGGGAAGACGTTACAAGCTCCGCCGGTACGTCTTAGACTGGGAGTTCCAGGTGCTTGATGACTTCCCCCAGAAAAAGAAAATTTTTTAA
- a CDS encoding DUF3854 domain-containing protein: MATAAPDAMTIAQKLGLRFVKNGPGDETIFRCPFGCDDDSRPNEGHFYINARTTTCYCHKCGWKGNLLTLYAELRKVDPRAARSELGAEDEPFRPPQRSPNLMAPVEHRDRVYRTFLSVLNLDAEHKSDLLRRGLDESTIFKRGYRSVPQDPPLRWKAARFLIQRCGSLEGVPGFYLREGKKGSYWDFLSPKGYFVPVRDPWGRIQALKVRLDSGGYIWFSSEGRPKGSSSGSPPHYTGGRGPVYVTEGPLKADVAHFLSGGAPFIGTGGVHATKEVPELLKLLGASDVLVAFDADQFTNQNVRRALQDFIQELKKCGFRARSLSWPQNLGKGIDDVLLRLYKREVTSVTFLIDGVPVTVRRTVTLEVAVGRGVR, translated from the coding sequence TTGGCTACTGCGGCGCCTGACGCGATGACGATCGCCCAAAAACTGGGGCTCAGGTTCGTGAAGAACGGCCCCGGCGACGAGACGATCTTCCGTTGCCCCTTTGGGTGCGACGACGACTCGCGCCCGAACGAGGGCCACTTCTACATCAACGCCAGGACCACCACCTGCTACTGCCACAAGTGCGGATGGAAGGGCAACCTCCTCACCCTCTACGCGGAGTTGAGAAAAGTTGACCCGAGAGCCGCCCGAAGCGAACTGGGTGCGGAGGACGAGCCCTTCCGCCCCCCGCAACGCTCCCCAAACCTTATGGCCCCCGTAGAGCACCGCGACCGGGTTTACAGGACTTTTTTAAGCGTCCTGAACCTGGACGCGGAGCACAAAAGCGACCTGCTCCGGCGGGGTCTGGACGAGAGCACCATATTCAAGCGCGGCTACAGGAGTGTCCCCCAGGATCCTCCCCTTCGCTGGAAGGCCGCGCGCTTTCTTATTCAGCGGTGCGGCTCCCTGGAAGGCGTGCCGGGCTTCTATCTAAGGGAGGGGAAGAAAGGCTCCTACTGGGACTTCTTGAGCCCGAAAGGTTATTTCGTCCCCGTCCGGGACCCCTGGGGGAGGATCCAGGCTCTCAAGGTCCGGTTGGACTCGGGCGGCTACATCTGGTTCTCCTCTGAGGGCCGCCCCAAAGGCTCCTCCTCTGGCTCTCCGCCCCACTACACGGGGGGAAGAGGGCCAGTATATGTGACGGAAGGTCCCCTGAAGGCCGACGTGGCGCACTTCCTGTCCGGAGGCGCCCCCTTCATAGGGACCGGCGGCGTCCACGCCACCAAAGAGGTGCCGGAGCTTTTAAAGCTCCTGGGCGCCTCCGACGTACTGGTGGCGTTCGACGCCGACCAGTTCACGAACCAGAACGTGCGGAGAGCCCTTCAGGACTTTATCCAGGAACTCAAAAAGTGCGGCTTCCGGGCGCGGTCCCTCTCCTGGCCCCAGAACCTGGGCAAGGGCATAGACGACGTGCTCCTGCGCCTCTACAAACGCGAGGTCACGAGCGTCACCTTCCTGATCGACGGGGTGCCGGTCACGGTCAGGAGGACCGTGACGCTGGAAGTCGCAGTAGGAAGGGGGGTGCGTTGA
- a CDS encoding RecB family exonuclease, translating to MQVFSPSRLEKFATCPAAGYRKYVLELPEPATEAQTIGKAAHAVIAQAVRENRRDLEFFQSLCSAVGAACEVDPGELLRLTYRPEVLGFFLPGAHIEEHFQAPLDPDDPFSPELQGFIDLWVPNGGEVLLVDWKSGFKEYSPADKYQLGLYAWKLHRETSLPVKGHLVFLRSGNVFEHIYTPANGIEEARAWALEIATDVRERLYKVQNGGDPGKLFPARPGPHCKHCGWVSHCTKEEITVPGELTAFKEAETVAREILRLEGALDILKEALRAYIDKNGPVVVDDKEFKLSPSRYWKWPQEALSQAVAQMQKEGIDPLTVLSLTSTGLKKLGWDEEKCRSLGADLAETRQLKCVSAKKGR from the coding sequence ATGCAGGTCTTTTCGCCTTCCAGGTTAGAGAAATTTGCCACCTGCCCCGCCGCGGGCTACCGGAAGTACGTTCTTGAGCTTCCGGAACCCGCAACAGAGGCCCAGACCATCGGTAAAGCTGCGCACGCGGTCATCGCCCAGGCGGTCCGGGAAAACCGCAGGGACCTCGAATTCTTTCAGTCTCTTTGCTCCGCCGTAGGCGCAGCCTGCGAGGTCGACCCCGGGGAACTCCTCCGGCTCACCTACCGCCCCGAAGTGCTCGGTTTCTTCCTACCGGGCGCCCACATCGAGGAGCACTTCCAGGCGCCGCTGGATCCGGACGACCCGTTCTCCCCGGAGCTCCAGGGGTTCATAGACCTGTGGGTCCCCAACGGGGGCGAAGTCCTCCTGGTGGACTGGAAATCGGGGTTCAAGGAATACAGCCCTGCGGACAAGTACCAGTTGGGCCTGTACGCCTGGAAGCTCCACCGGGAGACGAGCCTGCCCGTGAAGGGCCACCTGGTTTTCCTCCGGTCGGGCAACGTCTTTGAACACATATACACCCCGGCCAACGGCATCGAGGAAGCCCGCGCCTGGGCGCTCGAAATCGCAACAGACGTGCGGGAGCGGCTCTACAAAGTCCAGAACGGCGGCGACCCCGGAAAGCTCTTCCCCGCCAGGCCCGGCCCGCACTGCAAGCACTGCGGCTGGGTTTCCCACTGCACCAAGGAGGAGATAACCGTCCCGGGCGAGCTGACCGCGTTTAAGGAAGCCGAGACCGTCGCCCGCGAGATCCTGCGGCTGGAAGGGGCTTTAGACATCCTGAAGGAAGCCCTCCGGGCCTATATTGACAAGAACGGCCCGGTGGTCGTCGACGACAAAGAGTTCAAACTCTCCCCCTCCCGCTACTGGAAATGGCCGCAGGAGGCGCTTTCCCAGGCCGTCGCCCAGATGCAGAAAGAAGGCATCGACCCCCTCACGGTGCTTTCCCTCACATCCACCGGGTTGAAAAAGCTCGGCTGGGACGAGGAGAAGTGCCGCAGCCTGGGGGCGGACCTGGCGGAGACGCGGCAGCTCAAGTGCGTCTCCGCGAAGAAGGGACGGTGA
- a CDS encoding helix-turn-helix domain-containing protein: MRCKTLRETIFKELTLCRIFWPAILHPAQSIALARRFSGLSSPEFARLLGASRSYLSFIESANRPFPEEWIKEPVLIQKCQTSLALFYETTDPSDLVLKLGNLLAVSKAIEQIIAAQPHLAAVLQDLCWDQIVKATELVEVVGNEQKRVLLSSSLLVGLVTGVVNFQDLSRRTADRPLKRMIAAKPGGFVNKKPVILARMAFFFLPSLCYVLKPSEGISLLQI; this comes from the coding sequence ATGCGTTGTAAGACACTGAGAGAAACTATATTCAAGGAACTCACATTGTGCCGTATTTTCTGGCCGGCTATTCTTCACCCTGCACAATCCATAGCACTAGCAAGAAGGTTTTCCGGTTTGTCATCACCAGAATTTGCGCGTTTACTTGGGGCAAGCAGAAGCTACTTGTCTTTCATTGAAAGTGCAAATAGACCTTTCCCTGAAGAGTGGATAAAAGAACCGGTACTTATTCAAAAATGCCAGACGAGTCTTGCATTGTTTTACGAAACCACTGACCCTTCCGACCTGGTACTTAAACTCGGGAATTTATTAGCTGTCAGCAAAGCGATTGAACAGATAATTGCAGCGCAACCTCACCTGGCAGCAGTTCTCCAGGATCTTTGCTGGGATCAGATCGTCAAAGCGACAGAGTTGGTAGAAGTCGTCGGTAACGAGCAAAAGCGCGTGCTTCTCTCGTCAAGCCTACTGGTAGGGTTGGTCACGGGAGTAGTAAACTTTCAAGATCTCTCCCGTAGAACGGCCGATCGCCCGTTGAAACGGATGATCGCCGCGAAACCTGGAGGGTTCGTCAACAAAAAGCCGGTCATATTGGCCAGAATGGCGTTTTTCTTCCTTCCTTCGCTCTGCTATGTACTTAAGCCAAGTGAAGGTATTAGTTTATTGCAGATCTGA
- a CDS encoding 5' nucleotidase, NT5C type produces MIVVDICNTICDVNGYLKNYADITLDVYPAPIPEKFFRSGEGLRCFLEARPFPGAAHCLRSLADKLGGLVYVTCRPREAEFVTKRWLELHGFPFAPVFFCQGPEDKLRAAKAVGASLALEDDPEAAKLYVQAGIPVLLVDWPYNRHLEIPDVARVKGVADVGYCGA; encoded by the coding sequence ATGATTGTCGTTGATATTTGCAACACCATCTGCGACGTCAACGGCTACCTGAAGAATTATGCGGACATCACCCTGGACGTGTACCCCGCGCCCATTCCCGAAAAGTTCTTTCGCTCCGGGGAGGGTCTGCGCTGCTTCCTGGAGGCCAGACCGTTCCCGGGAGCCGCGCACTGTCTCCGCAGCCTGGCCGACAAGCTCGGCGGCCTGGTCTACGTCACCTGCCGCCCGCGGGAGGCCGAGTTCGTCACCAAGAGGTGGCTCGAGCTCCACGGCTTTCCCTTCGCGCCCGTGTTTTTCTGCCAGGGGCCGGAGGACAAGCTCCGGGCGGCAAAGGCCGTCGGCGCGTCCCTGGCGCTGGAGGACGACCCGGAAGCCGCGAAGCTGTACGTCCAGGCGGGCATCCCCGTCCTGCTCGTGGACTGGCCTTACAACCGGCACCTTGAGATCCCGGACGTGGCCCGCGTGAAGGGGGTGGCGGACGTTGGCTACTGCGGCGCCTGA
- a CDS encoding type II toxin-antitoxin system RelE family toxin, with translation MSGKSSEFEIVFSPRAIRQLKRLERDAQLRIKEAIESGLRTFPPRGDIVKLEGFKGRYRLRVGDWRVTFRYQFKAREVHIAEIKHRREIYRRR, from the coding sequence ATGTCTGGAAAGAGCTCGGAATTTGAGATTGTCTTTTCTCCCAGGGCCATCAGGCAACTGAAGCGTCTCGAGCGAGACGCGCAGTTGCGGATCAAAGAAGCAATCGAAAGCGGCCTGCGCACCTTCCCTCCTCGGGGCGATATCGTCAAGCTGGAGGGTTTTAAGGGGAGATACAGGCTGCGGGTAGGCGACTGGCGGGTAACTTTCCGGTATCAGTTCAAAGCAAGGGAAGTCCACATCGCCGAAATCAAGCACCGCAGGGAAATCTACCGCAGGAGATAA